TGAGTTTCCTTCCTGCCCCTAGGGCATAGGGACCCATGAGGACGAGCACAGTCAAACATGGCAATGGTGCTGTTACCTACCTGTGGGTCTGCCCTCAGGTAAAGGGTTCAGACCCAGCTTTGGCTATTTTACTCCAAAACACAGAGATCCATCAAAGTACACAATAAGGGATGGCCTGCccctgaggttcagagaggccaTCTGTATTTCCTGAGGCTGAACAGCAAGCTGGAGACTGCTCAGGCACCCTGATCCCTCAAGGAAAGGTGTTTCCTCCCATTCTCAGTCTGAAGGGGCTGCCAAGAGCATCCCTGGCTGAGGTTAGGGCAGGAAACCACATgtctttcacttccttttctCCAGAAACCTCGTCTGAACTCCAGGCCCAGTGGGGAGGCCCTGATTCAGAGAGACTCCTGATCACAGGGCAGAGGCTTAGCCTTAAAGCCACCCCAAATCATCCCTTTCCCCCAATTCAAACAGGGTGGGGAGGAGACACGGGGGCTGGGACTCTCTCACCACTAATTTGGGACAAATTGCTCCTCCCACTGTGACCCtcggtttctttatctgtaaaatgaagatagtcTCTATAGAGTCCTGTGAGGATTAAGGATAAAATCAGAGGAGAGAACACGGGCTACCACAGGTTCATAAGCTAGGGGAGTCCCGGGAAGAAAGTTGCAAATATGAACCCGAAGACTAGGGGTCACGAAGCTCAGTGGCTGGAGGTCACATTCCCTTTGCTCTGGGGAGACTGGGGGGGGGGGGGATGAAGAAAGGGTCCTGGGCCTGATGTCACATCTTCTTGGTAACTCGGGAGGCCAAGAGGCTTATTTCATGTCTGGAAGAGAATAATATGTCTAAGCACTTAGCTTATATGGTCCCATTTAATTCTTCTAAGGTGGGTCCTATTATGATTACCATTTGACAGGTGAGGAaataaagcacagagaggttaagtaacttacctaaagtcacacagctattaaaCGGTAAAGGTGGGATTGGAACTCCAGAGAACAGCTCTTAATCTCTCGGGTGGTATCTGCCAGCCACCCCTGGTCGGGCAAAAGAAGGCcagggcctccctccctccccacgtCGGGTCTCCTCTGGTCCGGTCCCtgaacacacacacgtgcgcacccACAGCTGCCCAATGCGGAAGAGCCCTTGGGTCCCCGCGGTCCCACTGCCCGGACGGACAGACCGAGGCCGCCGCCCACCTTCTGGTGCTTGCGCTCCTTCTCGATGCGGTCCATCCTCTCCAGGCGCAGGCGGTCCAGCTCCAGGCGCAGCTCGTCCAGCTCGGGCGCGACGTGGTGGCGGCTGACCAGCACCTCCAGGATCTCCAGGACGCGCACGACCTTGGGCATGAGGCGCGCGATGGCCTCGCAGCCGTGCTGGTCAATGACCCGCTCGAACTCGTGGCCCACAAGCGACGCGATGTCGTACACGTCCATGACGGTCAGCTCGGCCACGTTCTTCTCCAGCGCCGACTCGGCCGCCAGCGCCGACCCCCGCTCCTCCTCCATGGCCACCCTCCTGGCCTGTCCCCCGCCCCGCAAACTCGTGCAACTCCCAAACTTGCCGCTGTCGAGGGCCGGGCCGGCCGGGCCCAGCCTGGGCCGCGGGCGGGCGCGCTCAGCGGGCGCTGGGGCGAGGGCGCAGCGGGCAGCGGGCGGCGGGCGCGGGCGCGGGCACGGGCGGCGGCGCGGGGTGTGCGGGCCCGGGGTCTGGGCGCCCGGCTCGGCCCGGAGCTGCTCCCGAgtgggcggcggcggcggcggcggcggcggcggcagcggggAGGGCGCGCGCGTGCGCAGGCCCGCGGCGCCTCCCAAGTTGGGATCCGAGTTGCGCTCAATGGAGCCGGGCCGGGCGCCTCGGGGCGGTGCGGGCCTGAGGGGCGGCAGAGCGCGGGGCCGGAGAGGAAGGGCGGCCCGCGGCTCCTCCGGGAAACTTTGGCGGCGGCGGCTGCGAGGCCGGGTGATCGCTTCCCCACAGGGAGGCCGCGCGCCCCGCCCCAATCCCGGCCTGGCCAGGGGCGCGCCCGCTTTCCGCCGCCCGGGGGCGCCCCGGGGTACCCCCCCAAGCGCCGACTCCGCGGCCTGCACTCCGGGCCCCCCTCTCCAGCCGCCGGACCCGCGGCGCCCCTCACCCGTGCCCCggccgcccctcccccgcccggCGCTGACTCCTCCCACCACCCGGCCGCCGGGAGGGGTCCAGGCCGCCCCGGGAGAGGGGGCCGGGGGCGCTGGTCTCGCGGGACGATTCGCTGCTCCGGGTAGCGGCCCCGGCCTTGGAGAGGGATGGAGGGGTCACGAGGAGGTCCCCGGGCTGGGGCTCATCCCAGGAAGAGAACGGGGACCCCCCC
This sequence is a window from Homo sapiens chromosome 12, GRCh38.p14 Primary Assembly. Protein-coding genes within it:
- the RILPL1 gene encoding RILP-like protein 1 isoform X2, whose product is MEEERGSALAAESALEKNVAELTVMDVYDIASLVGHEFERVIDQHGCEAIARLMPKVVRVLEILEVLVSRHHVAPELDELRLELDRLRLERMDRIEKERKHQKELELVEDVWRGEAQDLLSQIAQLQEENKQLMTNLSHKDVNFSEEEFQKHEAYVHLERPHFKCSVAAGGYRIGYVELNGALRSAVAHACHPSTLGG